The following proteins come from a genomic window of Daphnia carinata strain CSIRO-1 chromosome 6, CSIRO_AGI_Dcar_HiC_V3, whole genome shotgun sequence:
- the LOC130690121 gene encoding lysosomal acid glucosylceramidase-like, producing the protein MVNFNFFCTSFLVSILVYKAVVVAKDCIPRHYGKSSFVCVCNATYCDDSPTVGDLAAGQATLISSTRADARFRITNLTFVGFSNSLLANQIFIDPSVQYQKIIGFGGAFTDAAGINIAKLSILAQQNLLKSYFGSEGIEYGLGRVPIGGSDFSTWAYTYDDFAGDNNLENFSLTKEDFFFKIPYISWAQSFSAKPIKLLASPWSAPAWMKSNGKLNGKGYLLQEYYQVWAEYIARFFEEYKKHDLHFFAVTPQNEPADGNIPDFPFNCMGWTPEQQAMFVGLNLGPTLEASGFGSIKIIIMDDQRLLLPKWADSVLSHPVAKKYVAGVAVHWYSDLFTPATVLSNFHEKFPDHFILATEACEGDKPWQSAVSLGSWERLESYAHNIIEDLNHWVTGWMDWNLALDENGGPNWAENFVDSPIIVNKANDEFYKQPMFYAMGHFSKYIPEDSVRIGIDLIDNSNFFGTAFKRPDGKRTVVLLNRSNEDKLIMLIDRERGSLEFTCPARSLNTVVYG; encoded by the exons ATGGTAAACTTCAATTTCTTCTGCACAAGTTTCCTCGTCTCGATTTTAGTATACAAAG cTGTTGTAGTGGCCAAAGACTGCATCCCTCGCCATTATGGGAAGAGTAGCTTTGTATGTGTCTGCAATGCCACATACTGTGACGACT cACCGACTGTTGGCGATCTAGCGGCAGGCCAAGCTACTTTGATCTCGTCCACTAGAGCAGACGCACGTTTCCGAATAACCAACCTGACTTTCGTGGGCTTTTCAAATTCACTTCTTG CAAACCAAATATTTATAGATCCTTCTGTTCAATACCAAAAAATTATTGGATTTGGTGGCGCATTTACCGACGCAGCTGGAATCAACATTGCGAAGCTGTCGATTTTGGCCCAGCAAAATTTACTTAA GTCATATTTTGGAAGCGAGGGAATAGAATATGGGCTGGGTAGAGTTCCTATTGGTGGAAGTGATTTTTCTACCTGGGCTTACACCTATGACGATTTTGCTGGAGATAATaatcttgaaaatttttcccTAACTAAAGaagattttttcttcaag ATTCCGTATATCTCCTGGGCACAGAGTTTCAGTGCCAAACCTATTAAGCTTCTTGCCAGCCCATGGAGTGCCCCTGCATGGATGAAAAGTAATGGCAAGCTTAATGGCAAAGG GTATCTTCTTCAAGAGTATTACCAAGTATGGGCAGAATATATCGCGAG attttttgaaGAGTACAAGAAGCACGACTTGCATTTTTTCGCCGTTACGCCTCAAAATGAACCAGCCGATGGAAATATCCCAG ATTTTCCATTCAACTGTATGGGTTGGACTCCAG AACAGCAGGCAATGTTCGTCGGCCTTAATTTAGGACCTACGTTGGAGGCCAGTGGATTTGGATCCATTAAAATCATAATTATG GATGATCAACGCCTTTTGCTTCCGAAATGGGCTGATTCT GTTTTAAGTCATCCTGTGGCGAAGAAGTACGTTGCAGGCGTGGCAGTTCACTGGTACTCGGATCTGTTCACACCGGCAACAGTTCTAAGTAATTTCCATGAAAAATTTCCGGATCATTTCATTTTGGCAACTGAAGCATGCGAAG GTGACAAACCGTGGCAATCAGCGGTTAGTCTTGGATCGTGGGAACGTCTTGAATCTTATGCCCACAACATCATAGAG GATCTCAATCATTGGGTCACTGGATGGATGGACTGGAATCTTGCGTTGGACGAAAACGGGGGCCCCAACTGGGCTGAAAATTTTGTCGATTCCCCCATTATTGTTAACAAAGCTAACGACGAGTTTTACAAGCAGCCCATGTTTTACGCCATGGGACACTTTTCCAAATACATACCTGAAGACTCGGTCAGAATTGGAATCGATCTGATTGACAATTCAAACTTTTTCGGAACCGCGTTCAAACGTCCTGATGGAAAGCGCACAGTCGTCCTGCTAAACCG ATCTAACGAGGACAAACTAATCATGTTGATTGACCGCGAACGCGGTTCCTTGGAGTTTACATGTCCCGCCCGCTCTTTAAATACGGTGGTTTATGGTTAA
- the LOC130690200 gene encoding uncharacterized protein LOC130690200 → MKSSTIFGHVIIIATILLSFSSFDVLGETANDELNTLGFQQKPYDSLYNEETQFAPTQTSKLTRYARHIPFIAGAAVGAIVANNRHPTHHHGPSYYYPPSYYPSGHHHTHG, encoded by the exons ATGAAGTCTTCAACG ATTTTTGGCCATGTCATTATAATAGCCACGATTCTTTTGAGTTTCTCGTCATTCGATGTGTTGGGTGAAACTGCGAATGATGAACTCAATACGCTCGGTTTCCAACAAAAACCGTACGATTCTCTTTATAATGAAGAAACGCAGTTTGCCCCTACACAGACGTCCAAATTAACTCGTTATGCAAGGCACATACCATTTATTGCTGGGGCTGCTGTCGGTGCCATAGTAGCCAATAACCGTCACCCAACACATCATCACGGACCAAGCTACTATTATCCGCCGAGTTATTATCCCTCTGGTCACCATCACACCCATGGATAA
- the LOC130689460 gene encoding protein Wnt-4-like, producing MWKLRQPVATDVLEVPNSADRPAIPPLLYKQKRTLSHLTIVFFLHLQNVKMESLSISNRAWSVHSVRSAKMAKKSAGNAGGVRLIFALLMMLIVHVQVTTASWWLLGTPSVYQSTLELTPTSYKDHCKRLYYLVEKQRELCGLSQNVLSTISLGAKMGISECQSQFRSQRWNCSTFDESTSVFGGVLSIRSRERAYVYAVSSAGAAYAVTRACSRGEITECGCDGKIRQRSAKGFEWGGCSEDITFGERFSKEFVDAREDNQQAEGLMNLHNNEAGRRAIRSRMELVCKCHGVSGSCSMKVCWRKMAAFSEIGAALMERFEGAFQMTYRGGGVAISSSTSSRVAKKLKNKLLVVDKNMKKPTKKDLVYLDDSPDYCERNQTLGVLGTKSRICNKTSKAIDGCSLLCCGRGYQTRWIDLEEKCNCRFVWCCHVQCDICKQRKELHLCN from the exons ATGTGGAAGCTCCGGCAGCCAGTTGCTACAGACGTGTTGGAAGTTCCGAACAGTGCTGACCGTCCAGCTATACCACCTCTTCTCTATAAGCAGAAACGAACATTAAGCCATTtgaccatagttttttttttgcacctACAGAATGTTAAGATGGAGTCGTTGTCCATAAGCAATCGTGCGTGGTCCGTCCACTCTGTCAGGTCGGCCAAGATGGCCAAAAAGTCGGCGGGAAATGCCGGCGGTGTGCGCTTGATTTTCGCCTTGCTCATGATGTTGATCGTTCACGTTCAAGTCACTACGGCCAGTTGGTG GTTATTGGGAACTCCGAGCGTCTATCAGAGCACGTTGGAGTTGACGCCGACTAGTTACAAGGACCATTGCAAGCGGCTCTATTACCTCGTCGAGAAGCAGCGTGAGCTCTGCGGCCTTTCACAGAACGTCCTGTCG ACAATCAGCTTAGGAGCGAAAATGGGCATTAGCGAATGCCAAAGTCAGTTCCGTTCTCAACGATGGAATTGTTCGACCTTCGACGAGTCCACGTCTGTCTTTGGAGGCGTTCTGTCCATCA GAAGTCGAGAGCGGGCCTATGTGTATGCCGTCAGTTCCGCTGGCGCTGCTTACGCAGTGACGCGGGCTTGTTCGCGCGGGGAAATTACCGAATGTGGCTGCGATGGCAAAATCCGCCAGCGATCAGCTAAAGGATTCGAATGGGGAGGCTGCTcagag GACATCACGTTTGGTGAAAGATTCAGCAAGGAGTTTGTCGACGCTCGTGAAGATAACCAGCAAGCCGAAGGACTGATGAACCTTCACAACAATGAGGCTGGAAGAAGG GCTATCCGAAGCCGAATGGAGTTGGTGTGCAAGTGCCATGGTGTCTCTGGATCTTG CTCCATGAAAGTATGCTGGCGCAAAATGGCAGCATTCTCAGAG ATTGGAGCAGCTTTGATGGAGCGTTTTGAAGGAGCTTTTCAGATGACTTACCGCGGCGGCGGCGTCGCCATTAGTAGCAGCACGAGCAGCCGCGTCGCCAAAAAACTTAAGAACAAATTACTTGTCGTCGACAAGAACATGAAAAAGCCAACCAAAAAGGATTTGGTCTACTTAGATGATTCACCCGACTACTGCGAACGCAACCAAAC GTTGGGAGTGCTTGGCACAAAGAGCCGAATTTGCAACAAGACCAGCAAGGCGATTGATGGTTGTAGCCT CTTGTGTTGCGGAAGAGGCTACCAAACGCGCTGGATCGACctagaagaaaaatgtaactGTAGATTCGTTTGGTGTTGCCACGTTCAATGTGACATTTgcaaacaaaggaaagaactTCACCTCTGCAATTGA
- the LOC130690105 gene encoding lymphoid-specific helicase-like — protein sequence MLEMSMQSVNDGGMFDLPEDIRKEGEELTKEIEQEESENDARLLKAQQLENQSSQPGEMRYKRLMCLLDRSKFYANFLLQRMNAKKEEEKIKQEKLAKKEAAEKKKLKENDIANQLEEPPSDIVKSEKKTRGAKRQTELLSPNEKTGTASRKRLRKNNLSEANILNVLDEKELRKRAAHADADEEVEPVGEDLTKEVKNEEQMPELFEGGTMRSYQMEGYRWLVSLYENGMNGILADEMGLGKTVQCISLVAHLMDKGVTGPFLVCAPLSTLPNWMSEFKRFSPRIPTVLYHGNQEKRDEVITEIRQKFKIPGINGLKFFPVVITSFEVVIRDRKVLEQLQWRYIIVDEGHRLKNYQCRLVQELKKYPSSNRLLLTGTPLQNNLSELWSLLNFLLPEIFDDLDVFTEWFRVEELQGSEIDHKIVEMERKENVLSMLHQILSPFLLRRLKTDVDLQIPKKKELLVYCPMSKLQDELYRATVDRSIAFLLGGQEEKTQIIEYQANGRPKRKAKRQDIDYSNMGTEEVTEELEKISVEKQDEEIDEWMKLSNDLHWEPRKAKKRSIQAVNTSIKMNNPMMQLRKIVNHPYLVKWEVDIETGDYIVDEAMVSDSGKLAVMDQMLKRLIKDGHKVLIFSQLTMMLDVLADYLSMRGLKFGRLDGRMNLEERAVDMDKFRNDPDMPVFLISTRAGGLGITLTSADTVIIYDSDWNPQCDLQAQDRCHRIGQTKPVVVYRLVTSDTVDQRIIDRAGAKRKLEKMVIQKGKFKSGLQAGGTSSITTNELIELLKARDHNGEYRSSSGQVFTEEEMDALMDRSDLVSEAGIEVKEEITQLQGVFKRLDIPPEEIKKEK from the exons ATGTTAGAAATGTCTATGCAATCTGTTAATGATGGAGGAATGTTTG ATCTACCAGAAGACATTCGTAAAGAAGGGGAAGAACttacaaaagaaattgaacaggaagaaagtgaaaatgaTGCAAGATTACTTAAAGCTCAACAATTAGAGAATCAATCGTCACAACCCGGTGAAATGCGATATAAAAGGTTAATGTGCTTGCTTGACCGCAGTAAATTTTATGCCAATTTCCTTCTTCAAAGGATGAATGctaagaaagaagaagagaaaattaaa caagaaaaattggccaaaaaagaagcagctgagaagaaaaaactaaaagaaaatgatataGCTAACCAGCTGGAAGAACCACCATCAGACATTGtgaaatcagaaaaaaagacaagggGAGCAAAGCGTCAGACTGAATTGCTTAGTCCTAATGAAAAAACTGGTACAGCATCAAGGAAGAGGTTGCGCAAGAATAATCTTTCTGAAGCAAATATACTAAATGTGcttgatgaaaaggaacttCGGAAGCGAGCGGCACAT GCGGACGCTGACGAAGAGGTCGAACCTGTTGGTGAAGATCTTACGAAAGAagtgaaaaatgaagaacaaaTGCCCGAACTCTTCGAAGGAGGAACTATGAGATCATATCAAATGGAAGGGTATCGTTGGCTTGTG TCACTTTACGAAAACGGAATGAACGGCATTCTAGCCGACGAAATGGGTCTTGGTAAAACCGTACAGTGCATTTCCCTAGTTGCCCATTTAATGGATAAAGGAGTAACTGGGCCTTTTCTCGTCTGTGCTCCTCTTTCTACGCTCCCAAATTGGATGTCGGAATTCAAGAGATTCTCACCCCGC ATACCAACAGTACTGTACCACGGTAACCAAGAAAAGCGTGATGAAGTCATTACGGAAATCCGACAAAAATTTAAGATACCTGGTATTAACGGTTTAAAGTTTTTTCCTGTTGTTATCACTTCATTTGAGGTCGTTATTCGAG ATAGAAAAGTGCTGGAGCAGTTGCAATGGCGCTACATAATCGTTGATGAAGGTCATAGGCTAAAAAATTATCAGTGCCGATTGGTCCA GGAGTTGAAAAAATATCCCTCCTCCAACCGCTTACTGTTGACGGGTACACCGTTGCAAAACAATTTGTCGGAACTGTGGtctttgttaaattttttgctACCTGAAATTTTTGATGACTTGGACGTCTTTACTGAATGGTTTCGTGTAGAAGAATTACAAGGATCCGAAATTGACCATAAAATCGTTGAAATGGAACGCAAAGAAAATGTCCTTTCCATGCTTCATCAG ATTTTGTCACCATTCCTGCTTCGTCGACTAAAAACAGACGTTGATTTGCaaattccaaagaaaaaagaacttctTGTTTATTGTCCTATGAGTAAACTTCAAGATGAACTGTATCGTGCTACAGTTGATCGTTCTATTGCATTCCTATTGGGAGGACAAGAG GAAAAAACACAGATAATCGAATACCAAGCTAACGGTCGGCCAAAGCGAAAGGCTAAGAGACAAGACATCGATTACTCAAATATGGGAACGGAAGAGGTTACAGAagaattggaaaaaatatcTGTTGAAAAGCAAGACGAAGAAATCGATGAGTGGATGAAGCTGTCAAATGATTTGCATTGGGAACCTCGGAAAGc GAAGAAGAGGAGTATTCAAGCCGTAAACACTAGCATTAAAATGAATAATCCCATGATGCAACTGAGgaaaattgtcaatcatccgTACCTTGTCAAATGGGAAGTTGATATCGAGACAG GTGATTACATTGTTGACGAGGCGATGGTTAGCGATTCGGGGAAATTAGCTGTAATGGATCAGATGTTGAAGCGCCTCATAAAAGATGGTCACaag GTATTAATTTTTAGCCAGCTAACAATGATGCTTGACGTTTTGGCCGACTACCTGTCAATGCGAGGTCTCAAATTTGGCCGACTTGACGGACGGATGAACCTAGAAGAGAGAGCTGTGGACATGGATAAGTTCAGAAATGACCCTGATATGCCCGTGTTTCTTATAAGTACGAGAGCTGGCGGGCTCGGCATCACCCTTACTTCTGCGGATACGGTTATCATCTATGATTCAGATTGG AATCCTCAATGTGATCTGCAAGCTCAAGATCGCTGCCATCGTATCGGCCAGACAAAACCAGTTGTTGTTTATCGTTTAGTGACCTCAGATACTGTTGATCAACGAATCATCGACCGAGCTGGCGCCAAAcgaaaactggaaaaaatggTCATTCAGAAAG GTAAGTTTAAATCGGGTCTTCAGGCCGGCGGCACCAGCAGTATAACAACAAACGAACTGATTGAGTTGCTGAAAGCCCGCGATCATAACGGCGAATACCGAAGCTCATCTGGTCAAG TGTTTACCGAAGAAGAGATGGACGCTCTTATGGATCGGTCCGATCTTGTCAGTGAAGCCGGCATTGAagttaaagaagaaatcacGCAGTTGCAGGGTGTTTTTAAACGTCTCGATATACCACcagaagaaatcaaaaaggagaaatga
- the LOC130690100 gene encoding TP53-binding protein 1-like, which translates to MEGLQNNFTAPNPPTEVARRSVNSNNNMDPSFVSLSFITDDDILEEFNTVNETVLDDYSQASTAALSISHGSNVSQIVSRISESPAMDNMLTSQLSSEPDSNLNLSRPSLDSPSADTAIIEDDEDVLPASPIPANQPSCRRTPVSLSRSSAFVTMAIGSPVQGSLRTLRNIEEAASSTVPDKLDSSPEANEATAKTSPNVEALCSISKSKSMRQIQFESDSGSNQSAVIESPSSFLSEPNRGFDNSIQKPTVSRPAEPPEDTDDGIEFVAEVRRKIREEPSSPQSSVAIPAAQPRREADSASQHLTPRLTQSPLSIPYSQDLLSTSPFRDPDSQSHRFVECFQTQDLVSRANHSPGETPQLPADISNDISSKLELSADLSPRESPSNGPKIKVDHSVPTVSTPNFPDEVKVEEKDCRSSNETTQRMSSQENTPEIEPEQWVPFEAVTRIYNSLERAWVIRTFSKMLPVSKMEKALSGSVSEQVRMGLFDNMDCETLPGSRLESFAELLHRHVSQSSSGYNADVSGSYKSDSASLRMSRFSIASNFETAPIACSSMLSRASLEPPVLPVSSEFAMPKHPVRQKATRSANAETAIPSSPSALSKEDGTVPLPSHPSLYPDSTEGSLAVDVANGTATTGMKDEEPRRLTEQEAYTEIKIIRKRGRKPKIPEMIKETETSSETPPKKGRRGRPPADGTPAKNKSGGTKKNQQSERTESSDNGPAANQPNPDQPNVDPGNAKSSDDYVTEVGDVLRDLRHNSYEINKPVFAQWTDKCFYAAKITQRDSVQTGKWTVVFEDGQSRSLVEEFILPVSLLSKNQPILVLNENLCEGRPGVVIGYSKLKPTESDEKMEHLVEMDGCETIKVPRKRICLTQEHIRHWSDSIVVPQLFSPHTCNVSLDNILGGKRRRATTTELIVSSPQKTPRNPRTPRSRSETPAVAQDQTPKRSVSNTGSLRKKITGKRDLTLDTSTMSESSGTSFLQHEETSLRSRILDRMHSTLVGRTTVQNVVEEENIGETKEEVNFDIAGPIPENNQLFSGFAFLLTKATRPLEVDPDEVTDEVEPYINPSPYYKEHIKRQLTAGGGRVLERFDLSQLEMDEGTVLIVCNRPCRTERYIRSLAANIRAVSHDWVYQCCQKNERCNYQRYLQPPGIDLQGNIVEWSPTTGRCFVGTRILLHGPPQFNDLWVPILVQAECIIVSRLPARSSKHEPEGANGDSTEAEKALCDDVPFDYVVTTKDCPAKIVDQARRMKIPLVSSLWVIQSLIQGKILNPSSSPQFNFDYTKP; encoded by the exons ATGGAAGGACTACAAAACAATTTCACAGCACCAAATCCTCCAACTGAAGTGGCACGAAGATCTGTaaatagcaacaacaacatggaTCCATCATTTGTATCCTTGTCTTTCATTACTGATGACGATATACTGGAAGAATTCAATACGGTTAATGAAACTGTACTAGATGATTATAGCCAAGCCAGCACAGCAGCTTTAAGCATCTCACATGGAAGTAATGTATCACAAAT TGTCTCTCGAATTTCCGAAAGCCCAGCTATGGATAACATGTTGACCTCTCAGCTTAGTTCTGAACCTGATTCAAATCTCAATTTGTCAAGGCCTAGTCTTGATTCCCCCAGTGCAGATACAGCAATTATTGAAGATGATGAGGATGTCCTACCTGCCTCACCAATTCCCGCAAATCAGCCAAG TTGTAGGAGGACTCCAGTAAGTTTGTCGCGGTCTTCAGCTTTTGTGACCATGGCTATTGGTTCTCCGGTTCAGGGATCCCTACGGACGCTACGTAACATTGAAGAGGCCGCATCTAGTACTGTTCCAGATAAACTTGATTCATCCCCAGAGGCTAACGAAGCTACTGCGAAAACG aGTCCGAACGTGGAAGCACTTTGTAGCATATCGAAATCGAAATCGATGCGCCAAATTCAGTTCGAAAGTGATAGCGGGTCCAACCAATCGGCTGTGATTGAGTCTCCATCGTCGTTCCTGTCGGAGCCAAATAGGGGTTTCGACAACTCTATTCAAAAGCCTACAGTGAGTCGTCCGGCGGAACCTCCCGAAGACACCGATGATGGAATTGAATTTGTTGCAGAGGTCAGACGCAAGATCCGTGAGGAACCAAGTTCTCCTCAAAGTTCAGTGGCAATTCCTGCCGCCCAGCCACGCCGGGAGGCGGATTCTGCATCACAACACTTGACCCCACGGCTTACTCAATCGCCGTTATCTATTCCATACTCACAAGATCTATTGAGCACCTCACCTTTTCGTGATCCAGATTCACAAAGCCATCGTTTTGTCGAGTGTTTTCAGACTCAGGATCTAGTATCCCGCGCGAATCATTCACCTGGTGAAACTCCTCAACTTCCGGCAGACATCAGTAATGACATAAGTTCCAAACTCGAACTCAGTGCCGATTTGAGCCCTCGAGAGTCCCCATCG AATGGGCCTAAGATTAAGGTCGATCATTCCGTTCCAACTGTCAGCACACCGAATTTTCCTGATGAAGTGAAGGTCGAGGAAAAAGATTGTCGCAGTAGTAATGAAACAACACAACGTATGTCGTCGCAGGAG AATACCCCGGAAATTGAACCGGAACAATGGGTTCCATTCGAAGCAGTAACTCGAATTTATAACTCTCTAGAAAGGGCTTGGGTCATTCGAACTTTTAGCAAA ATGTTACCCGtgtcaaaaatggaaaaggcaCTTTCCGGATCGGTGTCTGAACAAGTGCGGATGGGTTTGTTTGACAATATGGATTGCGAAACATTGCCCGGTTCACGGCTTGAATCGTTTGCTGAACTTTTACACCGTCATGTTAGCCAGAGTTCAAGTGGATACAATGCAGATGTATCTGGGAGCTACAAGTCGGATTCGGCTTCTTTGCGAATGTCCCGCTTCTCTATCGCATCCAACTTTGAAACGGCTCCCATTGCCTGTAGTTCTATGTTAAGCAGAGCCAGCCTAGAACCACCAGTTTTACCTGTCAGCAGCGAATTCGCTATGCCTAAGCACCCCGTTCGGCAGAAAGCGACTCGCTCGGCCAACGCTGAAACAGCAATACCATCCAGTCCTAGCGCACTGTCGAAAGAAGATGGCACCGTTCCTCTTCCCTCGCACCCCTCCTTATACCCAGATTCGACGGAAGGTTCATTGGCTGTGGATGTAGCAAATGGCACGGCCACGACCGGAATGAAAGATGAAGAACCGCGACGTTTGACAGAACAGGAGGCATATacggaaataaaaattatacGTAAACGTGGACGTAAGCCCAAAATCCCTGAAATGATAAAGGAAACGGAAACTAGCAGCGAAACGCCACCGAAGAAAGGCCGGCGAGGTCGCCCACCAGCGGATGGAactccagccaaaaacaaatcagGCGGTACGAAAAAGAATCAACAATCCGAGAGAACGGAATCCAGTGATAATGGTCCTGCGGCAAATCAACCCAACCCTGACCAGCCAAATGTAGACCCTGGTAATGCTAAATCGTCGGACGATTATGTCACAGAGGTGGGAGACGTGTTACGAGATTTACGCCACAATTCCTACGAAATAA ACAAACCAGTTTTTGCACAATGGACAG ATAAGTGTTTTTATGCGGCCAAGATCACCCAACGTGACTCAGTACAAACAGGAAAATGGACGGTGGTTTTTGAAGATGGTCAATCACGAAGTCTAGTCGAAGAATTTATTTTACCTGTTTCACTTTTGAGCAAAAACCAACCGATCCTAGTCCTCAACGAAAACCTGTGCGAAGGACGGCCTGGTGTTGTTATTGGCTATAGTAAACTGAAACCTACTGAATCAGATGAAAAA ATGGAGCATTTGGTAGAAATGGATGGCTGTGAAACCATTAAAGTCCCGAGAAAGAG GATTTGTCTAACGCAAGAACATATACGACATTGGAGCGATTCGATAGTGGTGCCACAGCTTTTTTCTCCCCACACGTGTAACGTCAGTCTAGACAACATTCTGGGTGGGAAACGTAGAAGAGCGACGACCACCGAGTTAATAGTCTCTTCACCTCAGAAAACGCCGCGAAACCCTCGCACTCCGAGATCTAGATCGGAGACCCCAGCAG TTGCACAAGACCAAACACCTAAGCGTTCAGTTTCGAATACGGGATCACTGCGCAAAAAAATTACGGGAAAAAGAGACTTGACGCTGGACACGTCTACCATGAGCGAAAGTAGTGGCACTTCGTTTCTTCAACATGAAGAAACTTCACTGCGAAGTCGAATTCTCGATCGAATGCATTCGACATTGGTAGGCCGCACAACAGTTCAAAACGTAGTTGAAGAGGAGAATATTGGAGAGACGAAAGAAGAGGTGAACTTCGACATTGCAGGACCCATTCCCGAAAACAATCAGCTTTTTTCCggatttgcttttcttcttacGAAGGCAACAAGACCTCTTGAAGTGGACCCTGATGAAGTGACTGATGAAGTTGAACCGTACATTAATCCTTCTCCCTATTACAAGGAGCATATTAAGCGTCAGTTGACGGCAGGTGGTGGAAGGGTGCTAGAGCGCTTCGATCTAAGTCAACTGGAGATGGACGAAGGAACAGTATTGATTGTTTGTAACCGTCCTTGTCGCACTGAGAGGTATATCCGATCTCTTGCCGCGAACATTCGCGCGGTCTCTCACGACTGG gtttATCAATGTTGTCAAAAGAACGAGAGATGTAATTACCAGCGTTACCTGCAGCCGCCCGGCATCGATCTTCAAGGAAATATTGTCGAGTGGTCTCCTACTACTGGTCGCTGTTTTGTTGGCACGCGCATCCTTTTGCATGGACCACCACAATTCAACGACCTTTGGGTACCTATCCTCGTCCAAGCGGAATGTATAATTGTTTCTCGTTTACCTGCGCGCTCAAGCAAACACGAACCTGAAGGTGCAAATGGTGACAGCACCGAGGCTGAAAAAGCACTTTGCGATGATGTTCCATTTGATTACGTAGTTACAACCAAAGACTGCCCTGCTAAAATTGTCGATCAGGCTCGTCGAATGAAGATTCCGCTTGTCTCATCTTTGTGGGTTATTCAATCATTAATTCAAGGCAAGATATTAAACCCCTCGTCGAGTCCACAGTTCAATTTTGACTACACAAAGCcgtga